Proteins from one Staphylococcus sp. IVB6214 genomic window:
- a CDS encoding amino acid permease, with the protein MEDNQLQRGLSSRQIQMIALGGTIGVGLFMGASSTIAWTGPSVIFAYLLAGLFLFLVMRAMGEMVYLYPTTGSFANYATDYLHPVAGYITAWANIFQWIVVGMSEVIAVGEYMKFWWPELPTWIPGVIVIVILTAANAISVKAFGEFEFWFAMIKIVTIILMIIAGFGLIFFGIGNGGVPIGLSNLTEHGGFLPNGWLGFFFALSIVIGSYQGVELIGITAGETKDPQKNIKKAVNGVIWRILIFYIGAIFVIVTVYPWNELQDLGSPFVATFAKVGITIAAGLINFVVITAAMSGCNSGIFSSSRMIFTLAQHGQLPRIFTKVMRNGVPFYTVLAVSIGIFVGVILNVILPMFIEGSESIFVYVYSASILPGMIPWFMILFSHIQFRKKFPEKAENHPFKMPLAPFTNYLTIAFLVLVLIGMLINGETRVSVIIGFLFLGFMGIFFFMRGYHKLDKEDLKL; encoded by the coding sequence ATGGAAGATAATCAATTACAAAGAGGGCTAAGCTCTCGTCAAATTCAAATGATTGCGCTTGGGGGCACAATCGGTGTTGGCTTGTTCATGGGGGCGTCTAGTACAATTGCTTGGACAGGACCATCTGTAATTTTTGCATATTTATTGGCTGGGCTCTTTTTATTCTTAGTCATGCGTGCGATGGGTGAGATGGTGTACTTATATCCAACGACAGGTTCATTTGCGAACTATGCGACAGATTACCTACATCCGGTTGCAGGTTACATCACTGCTTGGGCGAACATCTTTCAATGGATTGTTGTAGGGATGTCTGAAGTTATTGCTGTCGGTGAATACATGAAGTTTTGGTGGCCGGAGTTACCAACATGGATTCCGGGAGTGATTGTTATCGTCATTTTAACTGCAGCCAATGCGATATCAGTTAAAGCTTTCGGTGAGTTCGAATTCTGGTTTGCGATGATTAAGATTGTCACAATTATTTTGATGATTATTGCTGGTTTTGGTCTGATTTTCTTCGGAATTGGTAACGGGGGTGTTCCAATCGGACTCAGCAACTTAACAGAGCACGGTGGTTTCTTACCAAACGGCTGGCTCGGCTTCTTCTTCGCATTATCTATCGTTATCGGTTCATATCAGGGTGTTGAGCTGATTGGTATTACAGCAGGTGAAACAAAAGATCCACAAAAGAATATTAAAAAAGCAGTCAACGGGGTTATTTGGCGTATTTTAATCTTCTACATCGGTGCGATTTTTGTAATCGTAACAGTATATCCGTGGAATGAACTACAAGATCTTGGTTCACCGTTTGTTGCAACATTTGCGAAGGTGGGTATTACGATTGCAGCAGGTCTTATTAACTTCGTTGTGATTACAGCAGCGATGTCAGGTTGTAACTCTGGTATCTTTAGTTCGAGTCGTATGATCTTTACATTGGCACAACATGGGCAATTGCCAAGAATCTTCACTAAAGTAATGAGAAACGGTGTACCATTCTATACAGTATTAGCCGTATCAATCGGTATTTTTGTAGGTGTTATTTTAAACGTTATCCTTCCAATGTTTATCGAAGGATCTGAAAGTATTTTCGTTTATGTATATAGTGCATCGATTTTACCAGGGATGATTCCATGGTTTATGATTTTATTTAGTCATATTCAATTCCGTAAGAAGTTTCCTGAGAAGGCTGAGAATCATCCATTCAAAATGCCATTGGCACCGTTTACGAACTATTTAACAATTGCATTTTTAGTACTCGTATTAATCGGTATGTTAATCAATGGAGAGACACGTGTTTCTGTTATTATCGGTTTCTTATTCTTAGGATTTATGGGCATTTTCTTCTTTATGCGCGGTTATCATAAGCTTGATAAAGAAGACTTAAAGTTATAA